The Brassica napus cultivar Da-Ae unplaced genomic scaffold, Da-Ae ScsIHWf_2433;HRSCAF=3143, whole genome shotgun sequence DNA window CAGTGTAGTTAACTTCAATAGAGTTCCTAAACCTAGCCAAGATGTTATGCATGTTCTTGACTGCTTAGAGAAGATACAGAAATGGCACCACCCTAGCGTTCTTGTAATGGGTTACACCTCGTTTCTGACTTTGATGAGGGAGGACTCCAAGTTTGCTCACAGGAAGTACATGGCCAAGGTGCTAAGAGAGAGTCCTGGCCTTCTTATTCTCGACGAAGGACATAACCCTAGGAGTACTAAGTCGAGACTACGCAAAGGGTTGATGAAAGTTGGTACTGACTTGAGATACTTCTCTCTGGCACTTTGTTTCAAAACAACTTCTGTGAGTACTTCAACACTTTGTGTCTAGCTAGACCAAAGTTTGTTCATGAAGTTCTAATGGAGTTGGATAAGAAGTTCAAGGCGAATCAAGGCGTGAATAAAGCGCCTCACCTTCTTGAGAACAGAGCTCGTAAGTTCTTTCTTGATAACATCGCCAAGAAGATTGACGCTGGTGTGGGAGATGAACGTCTTCAAGGTCTCAACATGCTGAGGAACATGACTACTAGCTTCATTGATAACTATGAAGGAAGTGGCGGCGGCGATGCTCTTCCCGGTTTGCAGATCTATACGTTGTTGATGAACTCAACGGATATACAGCATAAGATCCTCACAAACTTGGAAACGTGATGGCGTCTTATCACGGGTTTTCTACTAGAGCTCGAGCTTCTTGTTACATTAGCAGCTATACATCCTTGGTTGGTCAAGACCTCAGCCTGTTGCGCCAAGTTCTTGAACGCGCAAGAACTTTTAGAGATCGAAAGGCTCAAGCACGACGCGAAGAAAGGATCTAAAGTCATGTTTGTGCTTAACCTAGTGTTCAGAGTGGTCAAGAGGGAGAAGATCTTGATCTTCTGCCACAACATTGCACCGATCCGTCTGTTTATAGAACTGTTTGAGAGCATTTTCAGGTGgcagagagggagagagatctTGACCTTAACGGGTGATCAAGAGCTTTTCGAGAGAGGTAGAGTGATAGACAAGTTTGAAGAGCCTGGAAACCCATCAAGAGTCTTGTTAGCTTCGATCACGGCTTGCGCAGAAGGGATTAGCTTAACCACGCGCGTCAAGGGTCATCATGCTTGACTCGGAGTGGAACCCTTCAAAGACAAAGCAAGCCATAGCTCGTGCGTTCAGACCGGGACAACAGAAAGTTGTTTATGTTTATCAGCTCCTGTCTAGAGGAACGTTGGAGGAAGACAAGTACAAGAGGACGACGTGGAAAGAATGGGTTTCGAGTATGATATTTAGTGAGGATTTGTTGAGGATCCGTCTCTTTGGCAagctgagaagattgaagatgatgTTCTTAGAGAGATCGTTGGGGAAGATAGAGTTAAATCTTTCCATATGATCATGAAGAATGAGAAGGCTTCAACAGGGTGATGGTTTATATAAGATAGTATAATAAGAGCATGGAAATAAACAGAAGCAATAAGGTTAGTTCTCTGTTTCCTCCATGGCTTTGATGATGAATGTTAAGTACCTGGAACTCATGTGTGCCATGCACTAATAACGTATAACTATGTGAAAATGTACTTGTATAATATTAACAAtgtgtaatattaaaaaaatcaataataatgtACTGTGAAATAGTATTGTGTTTCTAGTGCTATTCTAATGTGAACAAGTACCAGTCCATAGCCATATAAAACTCTCACTGAACCTTAAAGATCTTGTTATAGGCCATTAGGCCAACAATAATGCAAAGACATTTTGTTACAAAAGAATATGCATATTGCATTTGATTATTATCATTTTCTAAAAGAACCTTTGATCCTTCTACTCTTTAGCCATCGACAACCCATCATCACCTGTCAGTATCTGACTTTTATTGGAGAAAGCATGGAAAAGTTCGTGGTAAGTCCCTGAAATGAAAAGGCTCGATATAAGAAAAATGTCTTCATTTATGAAGGACAAGGATACACAAATGGCTAATCAAGAAGaaacactgaaaaattacacagagagagagagaaatatgACAAGAAGAATATACACGCAGTATAGAACCGGAAGCTGGTGCCCAGAGATGTTTTAAAAGAAGCACTCATTAAGAAAAGGTtcattttttccaaaaaaaaattccacgtatttataaagttaaatgTGTATATTGTTTATATGGAAAGAAGCAAGTTACTTCAAGAAAGGGATGGTCATGTTCTTGAGAATCAAAGGATGCCTGGCCACAAAGTTCTCCCATTCTTCCAAATCTATTTTCCCATCTTTCTTCCTGTCCGCCTCTTCAAATGTCTGCAAAATTTAGTGAGATATCGATCTCCCACTATCAACCACCAGGCAATCACACTTGAGACTTTAACATCACAACTAATGACAATCAAGATTTTTAGGGATATGATTTTCATCTTATTAAGATGTGTAATTCTAGTTTAGGAACCTTATAAATTTGATActagaaactctataaattaatatttgataaattaataatactatAATTTCTCCGGTCCCAAGTTATGCCGGTTTATGACATAagtcgataaaataataagatgataattttttagaaagtcctatataaatatattatcccattaaatcataaactaataatctatatatatatatattatatataagtacaaactaaacattatattgttggttttatattcacaatgaaagtatctctatttttcttaaaatttcaatatattatgataatattttgtaaattatatcGAAAATCACATTTGaattctatgaaacataaaaatatacatcaaaTAATGTCGTAAAACAATATGAAAGtctaatttctaaaatttaattaatgtatatcaatatATACAGTAAATcaactattttcatattttataagtaaaaatagaaaaaaaacctaaaaaagcaactttttgtaaattaataactctataaattaataaaataccatagtcctaacattattaatttatagattttttattgtATGTATCTATGTTTAGTGTGATAAATCAACACAGAAATGGTGATGTgatataaaaagatatgaacagtatataataaataactaaaatgttAAACCGGTCTATAACCTTTAGTTTCGTAAATTGCGTTTATACATAATTATCTACCTTAGACACAATCGAGTCGATGATACTCTCGGTTAGCATCAGTTCTGATTCCTCTAGAACGTCTATTATCATCTCTTTCACCTGTGATTCTTCTTATACGGTATTAGAGATATATGTttagttttctttatttttggtgTTCTTGTTATTTTGTGTGACAACAATGACCGACGTACCTCTTCCGGTTCAATAAATCCAGTCTGACGAGTATCATATAGCCGAAATGCAACTGTTTATAAACAAGTGATAAGATTTAACATGGGACCTTTATCACACACAAAAATCatggtttatagtttttttttttttaaaatatagtaaaatttcaACTATACATAAGGCTTTATCTCTTTGGGTGGAGTTCGGATGGAAAATGTTGAGAGAGTGTACAAACTCTCCAAAATCAATTGCCTCATCGTTTCTCATATCGAACAATCCAAACATCTGCATGTATACGTATGATATGAGTAATGTAAAGTTACATAGAATATTGTACTTTCTTTAAGATTATTAAGAGAAGTACGTGTGAGAAATATAAATTGATCATGTCTGTCTCAGTAATAAAAGCAGGACTGACTACAAGAagtttaatttatatacatatagtaGAAATTCTACCCGCTCCGTAGAAAGACTTCGTCTCTTGGTGTCCTTGGTTAAGATAAACTGAAAACCTTCCTGAAACAAACCTATATATAGTCATAACACAAGCACACCTTTTCTATTCACATTgtagaaaagaatatatattttggagTCTAACTTTGGTTATAAGGTTGTCGCTACTGACACAAGAAGTGAGTTTGGTGAACAATTCATGTAGAACTTCAACCTCAGCATCGCTAACTGCAAACCCTCAAGACCAGTTAAAGATGTTACTCTCTGGTCTCTACAATTCGTGTAAAATAAGTAAACCTCCATGCAGTATAACTAATAATAACTACGTCGTAAGTTAGTAACTAAACATGTGTCAAAATTAATGTGTATTGACAGACTTACAAAAGGTTTGAGAAGCAAGAAGCGAGATGTTTTCATGCCTTGTTCTTGTTCCTCCTAAGTGCTTACTGCAAACACATCCCATTTTACTAATATCCACATAAATTCTGCATACGTACGGCTGTGTGACTGCGTATATATGGACATTGTATGGAGCTGCGAGATTGTGGAATAATAATCTAATTCTCTGACCGAACAAATTCGGAAGTGCAAATTGTCATAAATTTCCGGTTAAGATGGAGACAAATGGTATAAtctactaattatttttttctgtgtTGCTTGATTTTATATGCTTTGATATTCTTTTTCTACGGTTTCAATATTTGCgttgtttcattttttcttttgttaatggTGGTGTTGTTTCAATTATTGTCCAAGCATGTCTATGGAACCAGAACCAAAAGAGTGATAGTTAACCAGTTTATATATTCTCTTACATTTTAGTTTGATACTTagaagaaaaattgaaatacttagaagaaaattgaaatatttaagGAGAAATTGGTTAATTAATAAGGCCATATTCAAAATCTATTTGACATTTATACCTGACTTATAATTTTGTCTATacctttgattatttttaatatgaaattaacCTTATATcctctaatttaatttttaaattacagtttatgtttaataattacGAATTTATGtagtttatattgttttttttattaaactaataatttatgtattttgtaaaatattttaaatatatgtataattcataatcattctatatttaataaaaattaaaaagaaaaaatatattcatccaaatataatttaatttcgtattttatttatgtaatttatacagtattttaaatatatttatagatataatCAAAGCTGTATTTGATAAATagtaaagagaaaaagatatttcattagaatataatttaatttcatattttaattatatatacacaaatcaaataaacgtaaaaaaaaataaaactaaaaactgataaaattaataaaaataaaatataaactaaaaaaaaacttattatattgtatataaaatcaaaattttgaatattttatttacatataaataaaaaaacataacacgACGCTTTAACTGTAATTATATATAAGtcaaatatacatattaattacattatgcataacatcaaatttttaacaaaataaaaatcatgtatttttataataattatattcaaaatttttttaaaaaataactcatataagtttaaataaaatcatttatgatTGTTTCCTAAAATTTCTCagattaaaaaatagattaaaccaaatatatattatatgttctcAGCATGGTAGAACGATAAAGATATGGTgagaatataaattataatccGTTAAAACATAGCACACACGTAATAGTAGTTGTTTTATCTAAGAAAGATagtaaagtaaaaaatagaacataaattaacattttcatgtttttaaaatacAGTGCAAAGCTTAAAATATGTATTGTATTAACAAATAAAGCGGTTAGAACAGAAGTTAGCGTATTCTATATTTAGATCACAGAGAAAACGTTACCATATATAcgcggaatattattttattgtttttaaatatgatttttggaTGATGTGATTATGTGGTCAATATTTATTTGCGAAGAtcattattttgtgttttattatattatgtagtagtaggtaataagttaatatattatgtgtttgtcatttaataatgtgttgttgtatgTATAATGCTACTTGTTAGTGTTGAAGTGAGTTTCGGATGTAAAACATATTGAGTTTCAATAACTTTTCTTTTaggcatttgttgattctaagattaacgacgtcaaaattgtattttgatttttcacaTTTCTTAACATTACTCTTTTTAGATGTTTTTTGCACTTTCCCCATATTTTGACATTGAGCCGTCACCATCTATGTATTTCATTTACCTCTACAGTGTGCAGTGCTTCTCACTATCACTGGGAAAAAGACTCACCTCCGAGCTCTTGTTTTTCCTCACCTTCTTTTTCTGTGAGATTATCTGGTATTTATTATAGATCAGACATATTAGTTCCATGTCGTGCGGTTGTTTCTTACAAAGTTGTAGGTTATTCGGTCAATATTGGTCCTCTTTTTTCTAGATTTTGGCTAAGGTTAGAAACTACATCTCGTTGGGTTGGGTCAAGTTACTTGTCATTGATATTGTCTTCCTCGTCGTTGGTTTGTCGTCGATAGTCTCTGtttgtcttggttttcaagatctggtTTTGGTGATCTAATTTCCATCTCTTTTTCATAGTTCGAGGATGGCTACACGGTttgttgattttattttgtctctttttatctctttgttctctcatctcgTTGCACCTGTCATCGCTGATCACGTCTCTGGTGGCTCTTCCTTTCGCCATATTGCTACTCCAGGCTTGAAAAGTATTTTCTCTACGTATGCTTTGTGCGCTTGAAAGGTTGTTTATGGTCTCAAGCTTAAGCTTTTGTTTTTTGGTGGTTGGCTTCCATTCTCCCCCACTCAGGTTTGTTATCTTCTTCTCATGCATCCCTTGGTGCAGGTGTTCGGAGTTTAGTCTTTTGGAGATTTGGTTTCTTCTATTCAGAGTTTGTGGTTTTCGATGGCATGGACGCCTTGtatgtgcttgtttagtttgtgaggtgtttTTTTATCTCTTAGCTGGTTTTGTGCTTCCGGTGCTTTAGACTTGCGTCTTTTGTTTCGTGGTGACTTTGTTCTTACGATGATTATTTTTCTTTGACccacttttgattttttttgcgcTGGTGCTTGATCGCGATCCTTTGTGTTCTGGAGATTGATTTctcatattttatgtttttacttttttctgACATCTGTTTATTCTATCCAAGACATTATATTATATGGTAAGATGAGATAGGTTAGTTTCTTTGTTGATCTTTTTTcagctccaaacctttttgagttagtgttactatgatattttgtttttttctctctgaCAGGGaagttttatgttttgattaagttattgcactctaatttcttcttattagtttggtcattttatattttaatagttaaataaatataatttgtaattaaataataggaatagtaaaaataataaaaataacaaaatttatgttatttttagtcgtgaataaattaatatgtaaatataattctAGTGAACAAtaaatagattatcaaacttcatACGATAATAGTTAGTGCGAAAATGACTAGATAGTGTACAATTAGAAAGTACTTGGccaaattgcaataatctaaaaaaagaagtgtctaaaatgtaaaaaaatacttGGATGACATGTGTTGAAAAACCCCCTGCCACTTGTCAGCAGAAgagaaaaatcaattttatatatagagagataaCCTATCTAAAACgtatataaaaattagaatatcCATTATATCCTTGCAAAAATGGTATAAATATATTCTAGAAAACATAGATtggcaaacatttttttttaaaaaatttgtatagTTAAACATGTTAAAAATTCACATgagtttatagattttttatatttttctgagttatatatatatctgataATATTTAGGAATGTAAGGTAATTGTGTCAATATTGAcaaattaatacaaaggtatataTAGATAGACTATTTTCAATATGGACTGTTTTCCCAATTTCCCAAATATTTAATTCATCTAGTAGTTAGGTAatcaaaattactaaaaaagataaattaactgaaggaaatatttattattgtgtTTTCCATTCACTTGTGGAATTTCTTGGCATCTACCattcaaaaaaaatcaagcTAACACtataagaaaaatgtgttttaatAGCAGACCAGGATAGCGTTTTTTCGTTTTTCTGCTATAGTTGACATATCCGATGGttttagatagcgtttgtaTTTTTGGAAACGCTATGAATAGAGCGGCATAATGGAAACGCTATGATAGTATTCATTTAATagcacataaataataaacgtATTATAGTATACTTTTTGaatccttaaaccctaaacaaactTCTGAACCATATACTCTAAAAAGCTAAATTTAACTAATTAGTTATAATCcttataatattttagaaattaaacTCCAAATCTTAATATAGAACtataaacttaaatatttaaaattaaacacaaACCTATATACATTAAATACAAACCCTATATTATACATAATCTCTAAATCTAAAATcataaacttcatatttgataGTTCTAAAATTTCAATACTAAAACATACACGTtaagactaaaataaattattatatctatACTCACAGAATTTCAACACAAAACCTTaaccttttttttatcaaaaatctggaaagaaatactttaaaaatataatcttttcaattaatttttcaaaacttaaatctaACCTTAGAACTCTATCACATAGACTTTTGCTCTAAAATCTTATACTTTAAATCTGAAATTCAATAGTTCTCATTTAACTTTATAACGTAAATGATAATTTaggttatatattaaataaaattagtacaCAATAAAACTTTTTGATTGGTTTTAATCCAATCGTTATAACTCATTCTtttgttaatctttttttttttttttctaattggtCAGTTAATAAACAAAGAGAAAATTTTTCATTGGTGAAAACAGGAGGGTGAGGATAGCTTCTATATTTGATCTCCACCGTAGATTTAACTCGATCTAAGGAGCATAAGTGAttcactttaaattttttttttttgccattctTGTCTCTTCTTCTCTAGCAATCTCTCGTCTCCTCCTCTCTCACTATCTCTTCAATCCTCATCTCACGATCTCTCAACTTGCTGTCTGTCGTCACGGATTTAAGCTCACCACCTGCTCAAGTCTGGAAACCATGACCCCTCGCCTCCTCCCTTGGTCTATCTTACTTACTTAAGCGTTCATcttcttttcatctttttttaaataaaatctattGCTTTGTTTACAGATCTGGAATAATGATGACATAAAGGAGGTAATGATGATCCAGAGACAGAGGCGGCGGCCGACGTACAAAGAGGTTTGAAGACGGCGGGGAGTTACGAAGACGACGGGCGATGCACAAAAAGAGGCCTACGAAGTCATAATGGAAGAGGAAGGGTAAGCTAGCTGTAGTGATGGAGGTAGATTCAagcaagaagagaagagaggcgggcaagagaagaaaagaagagaggcGGAGAAAGAACGTAGACTAGGTTAGTTTTAGGTTTAgcttttcaatttttctttaaaaaattggtttagtttagtTTACTTTCATGTATCGGTATAAAGAATtgatatataaatgttaaaatttttttcttatttttttctttagtttttaataatgtaataataacaaaaattatacgCTATTAAAGAATATTTAATTGCAGATAGAAAAGCGCTAAAGCGTAGCGAAAAGAGAGCAGTGTTAAAAACGCTATGTAAATGTCCTTTACCTATTATCACGGGCGATGAGACAACGCTTCAAAACACCGCTATTGTATCGTTATATAGCGTTTTCCTCCGctaataaaaatcatttttcttgtagtgtattctGGTCTTCACATTCAAATATCACACCACACCCAAATCTCAATCTCACTTCAGACCTCATAGTATTCTCAAAGTAGCAACAAATGCAGACCTCACAGTTCAAAATCAAAGCAACTGTATTATTCTCTTTAGTGATCTAGCAATGAAAGAAACAGATTCATTTGTGAAAAAAACCAAGAACAGACTGAAAGTATCATCAGATCAAGCAGCTTCGATCGGTCTTCGACCTGTTGATAGTATTCAAAGTAGAGCTCACATACTTCTTAACCGTCTTATACAATCTTGGTCTTGTCTTGGTCACAAGCGCATCTACAGTTGAATCTCTGGTCCGCACCAGGAACACAAAACGTTGCAACAGATATCCTTTCCTTTTCCCTGTTAGTCACCACTCTATGAACCGGACTCTTGTATATCCCATTGCTCATTATCTGAACACCAACGAGAGAGTTATCTCAATTCTACACCACCAACCATTGCAATATTTTACATGAGATCTACCTCGATCTGATCTCCAACTTGATCAGAATAGTATCAGGAACGATAGGAGCTTTTATACCACTTGCCATCTTTCAAGAACTGAAGCCCTTCCACGTCTTTGTCAGGTAAGAGAAGAGTGAAAGCAGAGC harbors:
- the LOC125601084 gene encoding calcineurin B-like protein 5 isoform X1 — translated: MGCVCSKHLGGTRTRHENISLLASQTFFSDAEVEVLHELFTKLTSCVSSDNLITKEGFQFILTKDTKRRSLSTERMFGLFDMRNDEAIDFGEFVHSLNIFHPNSTQRDKALFAFRLYDTRQTGFIEPEEVKEMIIDVLEESELMLTESIIDSIVSKTFEEADRKKDGKIDLEEWENFVARHPLILKNMTIPFLKDLPRTFPCFLQ
- the LOC125601084 gene encoding calcineurin B-like protein 5 isoform X2, producing the protein MGCVCSKHLGGTRTRHENISLLASQTFFSDAEVEVLHELFTKLTSCVSSDNLITKEGFQFILTKDTKRRSLSTERMFGLFDMRNDEAIDFGEFVHSLNIFHPNSTQRDKALFAFRLYDTRQTGFIEPEEVKEMIIDVLEESELMLTESIIDSIVSKWEIDISLNFADI